In the Nicotiana tabacum cultivar K326 chromosome 16, ASM71507v2, whole genome shotgun sequence genome, one interval contains:
- the LOC107821082 gene encoding protein indeterminate-domain 4, chloroplastic isoform X2 — MNIQQEVFLQQQQYTLAPSSSMAQTQAQATPTKKRRNQPGTTPYPDAEVIALSPKSLMATNRFLCEVCNKGFQREQNLQLHRRGHNLPWKLKQKNTKEVVKRKVYLCPEITCVHHEISRALGDLTGIKKHYFRKHGEKKFKCEKCSKKYAVQSDWKAHTKTCGTREYRCDCGTLFSRRDSFITHRAFCVALAQETARNPVPIHNLGNFSKMQNSTILDQKYPSSNSIDILSLGNTKTTHNQQFNHNLIDTSNIGSNTSNSFFFQESNQDYANIKPIHDLMQQLPNFHNNNMFNLNFFQNNDGNSNMSSGILGDQNISCSIPSLYGSQVQNHNLNSTTTSSVAPMSATALLQKAAQMGSTTSNISTTALLLKAFGNSTNGGNSSSSGTKSDHQVVNFGDNFSDHSGNHLRDINGEAKNFGTPADIVNGVNAYGHDQNDYGGGYNAATKLNFEEQQHQLPPQKKQLTRDFLGVGEIVRSMSGGFSSQREQQQQQQSNQSFISPENFQ, encoded by the exons ATCCAGATGCAGAAGTGATAGCTTTATCACCCAAGTCACTAATGGCAACAAACAGATTCTTATGTGAGGTATGCAACAAAGGATTCCAAAGGGAACAAAACTTACAACTACACAGAAGAGGACACAATTTGCCTTGGAAACTAAagcagaaaaatacaaaagaagtAGTAAAAAGAAAGGTCTATCTTTGTCCTGAAATCACATGTGTACACCATGAAATTTCCAGAGCATTAGGTGATCTCACTGGTATTAAAAAACATTACTTCAGAAAACATGGTGAGAAGAAATTCAAGTGTGAGAAATGTTCCAAGAAATATGCAGTTCAGTCTGATTGGAAAGCTCATACAAAAACTTGTGGCACTCGTGAATATAGATGTGATTGTGGCACTCTTTTCTCAAG GCGTGACAGTTTCATCACACATAGAGCCTTTTGTGTTGCCTTGGCTCAAGAAACTGCAAGAAATCCAGTACCAATACACAATTTAGGCAACTTCTCCAAAATGCAGAATTCCACAATTTTAGATCAAAAATACCCTTCTTCTAATTCCATTGATATATTGAGTTTGGGAAATACCAAAACTACCCATAATCAGCAGTTCAATCACAACCTCATTGATACATCCAATATTGGCTCAAATACTAGtaattcctttttctttcaagaatccAATCAAGATTATGCCAACATTAAACCAATCCATGACCTAATGCAACAACTCCCAAATTTTCACAACAACAATATGTTTAACCTCAActttttccaaaataatgatGGAAATAGCAATATGTCAAGTGGAATTTTGGGTGATCAAAATATTAGTTGTTCAATCCCTTCTCTTTATGGTTCACAAGTTCAGAACCATAATCTTAATAGTACTACTACTTCTTCAGTTGCACCAATGTCGGCCACTGCACTTCTTCAAAAAGCAGCTCAAATGGGATCTACTACAAGTAATATTAGCACTACTGCCTTATTGCTGAAAGCCTTTGGAAATAGTACTAATGGTGGTAATTCATCCTCTAGTGGCACAAAATCTGATCATCAAGTTGTCAACTTTGGCGACAATTTCAGTGACCATAGTGGGAACCACTTGCGCGACATCAATGGCGAAGCCAAAAATTTTG GTACGCCCGCTGACATTGTGAATGGTGTCAATGCTTATGGACATGACCAAAATGACTATGGAGGAGGATACAACGCAGCAACCAAATTGAACTTTGAGGAGCAACAGCACCAATTACCACCACAGAAGAAACAGTTAACTAGAGATTTCCTTGGAGTTGGAGAAATAGTAAGAAGTATGAGTGGGGGATTTAGTAGCCAAagggagcaacaacaacaacaacaaagcaatcAGAGTTTTATAAGTCCTGAAAATTTTCAGTGA
- the LOC107821082 gene encoding protein indeterminate-domain 4, chloroplastic isoform X4, giving the protein MATNRFLCEVCNKGFQREQNLQLHRRGHNLPWKLKQKNTKEVVKRKVYLCPEITCVHHEISRALGDLTGIKKHYFRKHGEKKFKCEKCSKKYAVQSDWKAHTKTCGTREYRCDCGTLFSRRDSFITHRAFCVALAQETARNPVPIHNLGNFSKMQNSTILDQKYPSSNSIDILSLGNTKTTHNQQFNHNLIDTSNIGSNTSNSFFFQESNQDYANIKPIHDLMQQLPNFHNNNMFNLNFFQNNDGNSNMSSGILGDQNISCSIPSLYGSQVQNHNLNSTTTSSVAPMSATALLQKAAQMGSTTSNISTTALLLKAFGNSTNGGNSSSSGTKSDHQVVNFGDNFSDHSGNHLRDINGEAKNFGTPADIVNGVNAYGHDQNDYGGGYNAATKLNFEEQQHQLPPQKKQLTRDFLGVGEIVRSMSGGFSSQREQQQQQQSNQSFISPENFQ; this is encoded by the exons ATGGCAACAAACAGATTCTTATGTGAGGTATGCAACAAAGGATTCCAAAGGGAACAAAACTTACAACTACACAGAAGAGGACACAATTTGCCTTGGAAACTAAagcagaaaaatacaaaagaagtAGTAAAAAGAAAGGTCTATCTTTGTCCTGAAATCACATGTGTACACCATGAAATTTCCAGAGCATTAGGTGATCTCACTGGTATTAAAAAACATTACTTCAGAAAACATGGTGAGAAGAAATTCAAGTGTGAGAAATGTTCCAAGAAATATGCAGTTCAGTCTGATTGGAAAGCTCATACAAAAACTTGTGGCACTCGTGAATATAGATGTGATTGTGGCACTCTTTTCTCAAG GCGTGACAGTTTCATCACACATAGAGCCTTTTGTGTTGCCTTGGCTCAAGAAACTGCAAGAAATCCAGTACCAATACACAATTTAGGCAACTTCTCCAAAATGCAGAATTCCACAATTTTAGATCAAAAATACCCTTCTTCTAATTCCATTGATATATTGAGTTTGGGAAATACCAAAACTACCCATAATCAGCAGTTCAATCACAACCTCATTGATACATCCAATATTGGCTCAAATACTAGtaattcctttttctttcaagaatccAATCAAGATTATGCCAACATTAAACCAATCCATGACCTAATGCAACAACTCCCAAATTTTCACAACAACAATATGTTTAACCTCAActttttccaaaataatgatGGAAATAGCAATATGTCAAGTGGAATTTTGGGTGATCAAAATATTAGTTGTTCAATCCCTTCTCTTTATGGTTCACAAGTTCAGAACCATAATCTTAATAGTACTACTACTTCTTCAGTTGCACCAATGTCGGCCACTGCACTTCTTCAAAAAGCAGCTCAAATGGGATCTACTACAAGTAATATTAGCACTACTGCCTTATTGCTGAAAGCCTTTGGAAATAGTACTAATGGTGGTAATTCATCCTCTAGTGGCACAAAATCTGATCATCAAGTTGTCAACTTTGGCGACAATTTCAGTGACCATAGTGGGAACCACTTGCGCGACATCAATGGCGAAGCCAAAAATTTTG GTACGCCCGCTGACATTGTGAATGGTGTCAATGCTTATGGACATGACCAAAATGACTATGGAGGAGGATACAACGCAGCAACCAAATTGAACTTTGAGGAGCAACAGCACCAATTACCACCACAGAAGAAACAGTTAACTAGAGATTTCCTTGGAGTTGGAGAAATAGTAAGAAGTATGAGTGGGGGATTTAGTAGCCAAagggagcaacaacaacaacaacaaagcaatcAGAGTTTTATAAGTCCTGAAAATTTTCAGTGA
- the LOC107821082 gene encoding protein indeterminate-domain 4, chloroplastic isoform X3 — protein MVKTYQKCKLSNNNKNTYLSSFSYDKYPLYNLYPDAEVIALSPKSLMATNRFLCEVCNKGFQREQNLQLHRRGHNLPWKLKQKNTKEVVKRKVYLCPEITCVHHEISRALGDLTGIKKHYFRKHGEKKFKCEKCSKKYAVQSDWKAHTKTCGTREYRCDCGTLFSRRDSFITHRAFCVALAQETARNPVPIHNLGNFSKMQNSTILDQKYPSSNSIDILSLGNTKTTHNQQFNHNLIDTSNIGSNTSNSFFFQESNQDYANIKPIHDLMQQLPNFHNNNMFNLNFFQNNDGNSNMSSGILGDQNISCSIPSLYGSQVQNHNLNSTTTSSVAPMSATALLQKAAQMGSTTSNISTTALLLKAFGNSTNGGNSSSSGTKSDHQVVNFGDNFSDHSGNHLRDINGEAKNFGTPADIVNGVNAYGHDQNDYGGGYNAATKLNFEEQQHQLPPQKKQLTRDFLGVGEIVRSMSGGFSSQREQQQQQQSNQSFISPENFQ, from the exons ATGGTTAAAACCTATCAAAAATGCAAAttgagcaacaacaacaaaaacacctATCTCTCTTCATTTTCATATGATAAATACCCCCTATATAATCTTT ATCCAGATGCAGAAGTGATAGCTTTATCACCCAAGTCACTAATGGCAACAAACAGATTCTTATGTGAGGTATGCAACAAAGGATTCCAAAGGGAACAAAACTTACAACTACACAGAAGAGGACACAATTTGCCTTGGAAACTAAagcagaaaaatacaaaagaagtAGTAAAAAGAAAGGTCTATCTTTGTCCTGAAATCACATGTGTACACCATGAAATTTCCAGAGCATTAGGTGATCTCACTGGTATTAAAAAACATTACTTCAGAAAACATGGTGAGAAGAAATTCAAGTGTGAGAAATGTTCCAAGAAATATGCAGTTCAGTCTGATTGGAAAGCTCATACAAAAACTTGTGGCACTCGTGAATATAGATGTGATTGTGGCACTCTTTTCTCAAG GCGTGACAGTTTCATCACACATAGAGCCTTTTGTGTTGCCTTGGCTCAAGAAACTGCAAGAAATCCAGTACCAATACACAATTTAGGCAACTTCTCCAAAATGCAGAATTCCACAATTTTAGATCAAAAATACCCTTCTTCTAATTCCATTGATATATTGAGTTTGGGAAATACCAAAACTACCCATAATCAGCAGTTCAATCACAACCTCATTGATACATCCAATATTGGCTCAAATACTAGtaattcctttttctttcaagaatccAATCAAGATTATGCCAACATTAAACCAATCCATGACCTAATGCAACAACTCCCAAATTTTCACAACAACAATATGTTTAACCTCAActttttccaaaataatgatGGAAATAGCAATATGTCAAGTGGAATTTTGGGTGATCAAAATATTAGTTGTTCAATCCCTTCTCTTTATGGTTCACAAGTTCAGAACCATAATCTTAATAGTACTACTACTTCTTCAGTTGCACCAATGTCGGCCACTGCACTTCTTCAAAAAGCAGCTCAAATGGGATCTACTACAAGTAATATTAGCACTACTGCCTTATTGCTGAAAGCCTTTGGAAATAGTACTAATGGTGGTAATTCATCCTCTAGTGGCACAAAATCTGATCATCAAGTTGTCAACTTTGGCGACAATTTCAGTGACCATAGTGGGAACCACTTGCGCGACATCAATGGCGAAGCCAAAAATTTTG GTACGCCCGCTGACATTGTGAATGGTGTCAATGCTTATGGACATGACCAAAATGACTATGGAGGAGGATACAACGCAGCAACCAAATTGAACTTTGAGGAGCAACAGCACCAATTACCACCACAGAAGAAACAGTTAACTAGAGATTTCCTTGGAGTTGGAGAAATAGTAAGAAGTATGAGTGGGGGATTTAGTAGCCAAagggagcaacaacaacaacaacaaagcaatcAGAGTTTTATAAGTCCTGAAAATTTTCAGTGA